A region from the Desulfoglaeba alkanexedens ALDC genome encodes:
- a CDS encoding flagellar hook-length control protein FliK: protein MVAILLNSAQLLENVTAAEHRKIGRTILDSDFTKEMKTQENLLLGKSKASPGNDDTLNAPQRLSLFQHFEDRARLAGALRLKRKKVEEELALGDVQGLQEILAQLGFSPECRAACLEAAGGDRHIRLDALMAALSEKPAAQSITEVPAAPAEHVANLLETLLYNGGPVEGVSEDVAVRKTGSYSAAEFKEMLERIADKVSRDAAFSEENDDAMRFKGDAGGRTDGRAEEDSSGNTPSPNGPSNPKRSWNTMPNFSKSDESLFGDTKAPEDGEPTAKDPVEWTESEPGLASEPLTDPPRPRDFKAPKVLAAHADQRPGTSSAESTLNSGDSAALNESAEGAPPSQPQTEGANPVKPNPRAFVETVNTEPPSGASAPEQLEHASVKAADQAKNGLPAAAPTEMEGLGRTHGSRQAQAGERAPLEKSDSPTPPAPSASSSGNENTGKQENPSHGHGSPGSLFEAETAGLKGSPLTAEPASGGENPGSGDNLRSGSGFQRAIGQIVSLKLDGAGPSPAVNQPSIESRVPFYSSTWPSVVAERFQEMIRQNRHRLTLEVEPKHLGKLVLRVETRNDQVSTWITAEHEQVRELLARNAGFLRQMLAEQGITLGSFSVDVRKEKEHGRFSPDEAKVDPGSGTGTASEKKPLSAGVLPATARRLNDGQTISLVA from the coding sequence ATGGTCGCGATCCTGCTCAACTCCGCTCAACTTCTGGAAAACGTCACAGCGGCCGAACATCGAAAGATCGGAAGAACCATCCTGGATTCCGATTTCACCAAGGAAATGAAGACACAGGAGAACCTGCTTCTTGGAAAATCGAAGGCATCCCCGGGAAACGATGACACGTTGAACGCGCCGCAGCGACTCTCTCTCTTCCAGCACTTCGAAGATCGAGCGCGGCTGGCCGGGGCGCTCCGGTTGAAACGGAAGAAGGTCGAAGAAGAATTGGCCCTGGGGGATGTTCAGGGGCTTCAGGAGATCCTGGCGCAGTTAGGCTTTTCCCCTGAATGCAGGGCGGCATGCCTTGAAGCGGCCGGCGGTGACCGACATATCCGTTTGGATGCCCTCATGGCGGCGCTTTCCGAAAAGCCGGCGGCACAGTCCATAACGGAAGTCCCCGCCGCCCCGGCTGAACACGTGGCGAATCTACTGGAGACACTTCTTTACAACGGCGGACCGGTCGAAGGGGTCTCCGAAGACGTTGCCGTCAGGAAAACCGGCTCCTACAGCGCGGCCGAATTCAAGGAAATGCTCGAACGGATCGCGGACAAGGTGTCCCGGGACGCCGCCTTCAGTGAGGAGAACGACGACGCGATGAGGTTTAAGGGCGACGCCGGCGGACGGACGGATGGGAGGGCGGAGGAAGATTCGAGCGGGAACACTCCTTCGCCGAACGGGCCATCGAATCCCAAGCGTTCGTGGAACACCATGCCGAATTTTTCCAAGAGCGATGAATCGCTTTTCGGGGATACCAAGGCGCCCGAGGATGGAGAACCCACGGCAAAGGACCCCGTGGAATGGACTGAATCGGAACCGGGACTCGCGTCGGAACCATTGACCGATCCGCCCAGACCCCGGGACTTCAAGGCGCCGAAGGTCTTGGCCGCGCATGCCGATCAACGCCCGGGGACTTCCTCCGCCGAATCCACCTTGAACTCCGGCGATTCCGCAGCGCTGAACGAAAGCGCAGAAGGCGCGCCTCCATCGCAGCCGCAAACCGAAGGAGCCAATCCCGTGAAACCGAATCCCCGCGCTTTCGTTGAAACCGTGAACACGGAGCCGCCGAGCGGTGCATCAGCCCCGGAACAGCTCGAACACGCCTCCGTGAAAGCGGCTGATCAGGCCAAGAACGGGCTTCCCGCGGCGGCTCCGACTGAAATGGAAGGTCTGGGGCGCACCCATGGGTCGCGACAGGCTCAAGCCGGAGAACGGGCCCCGCTGGAAAAATCGGATTCACCGACCCCACCGGCGCCTTCCGCGTCTTCCAGTGGCAATGAAAACACGGGGAAACAGGAGAATCCGTCCCATGGACACGGTTCCCCCGGTTCGCTTTTCGAGGCTGAAACGGCCGGTCTCAAAGGGAGTCCTTTGACGGCGGAGCCCGCCTCCGGCGGAGAGAACCCCGGGAGCGGCGACAACCTGCGGTCCGGGTCAGGTTTCCAGCGGGCCATTGGGCAGATCGTCTCGCTGAAGCTGGATGGTGCCGGTCCTTCCCCGGCAGTCAATCAACCGAGCATTGAATCCCGGGTGCCGTTCTACAGCTCCACGTGGCCTTCTGTTGTGGCGGAGCGCTTCCAGGAAATGATCCGACAAAACCGCCATCGGCTGACGCTGGAAGTGGAACCGAAACACCTGGGGAAGCTGGTGCTCCGCGTGGAGACCCGAAACGATCAGGTCAGTACGTGGATCACGGCGGAGCACGAGCAGGTTCGGGAGCTTCTGGCACGGAACGCCGGTTTTCTTCGCCAGATGCTCGCCGAACAGGGCATCACCTTGGGGTCCTTTTCCGTGGACGTGCGTAAGGAAAAGGAACATGGCCGATTTTCCCCGGACGAGGCCAAGGTCGATCCAGGCTCGGGGACCGGGACGGCCTCAGAGAAGAAACCCCTGTCCGCGGGCGTTCTGCCCGCGACTGCCCGCCGCCTGAATGACGGGCAGACCATCAGTCTGGTGGCATGA
- a CDS encoding acetyl-CoA acetyltransferase, translating to MAIGIKDKVAIIGMGCTRFGERWDAAAEDLILEAFMEAMEDAGIERREIDAAWLGTCFDEVNVGKSGIPLSQTLKLPNLPVTRVENFCATGTEAFRGACYAVAAGASRIALAVGVEKLKDTGYGGLPGFDTAMGVFQHFTLPNFTAPGAFALLATRYFAKYGIDPEEGKRALAKISSKSHRAGALNPRAHLRKPVTPEQVLKAPIIAWPLGLFDCCGVSDGAAAAIVTTPEIARSLRKDPVFVKALQIAATSGEEMLTTSWDGSYLKTTTEAAARAYAEAGIKNPRDELSILEVHDCFSITELVTYEDLGISPRGRAILDVNEGLFDLEGKIPCQSDGGLKCFGHPIGASGIRMIYEVVKQLQHKAGERQIPNPTLGLTHNLGGIPSFSVCSVSIFGL from the coding sequence ATGGCCATCGGTATCAAGGACAAAGTCGCCATCATCGGCATGGGATGCACCCGCTTCGGCGAACGCTGGGACGCCGCCGCTGAAGACCTCATACTGGAAGCCTTTATGGAAGCCATGGAAGACGCAGGGATCGAACGGCGCGAAATCGACGCGGCCTGGCTCGGCACCTGCTTCGACGAAGTGAACGTTGGAAAAAGCGGCATCCCCCTGTCGCAGACTCTGAAGCTGCCGAACCTCCCGGTCACCCGGGTGGAGAACTTCTGCGCGACCGGAACGGAAGCCTTTCGCGGCGCCTGCTACGCCGTAGCGGCCGGCGCCTCCCGGATAGCCCTGGCCGTCGGCGTGGAAAAGCTCAAAGACACCGGCTATGGGGGGCTTCCCGGGTTCGATACGGCCATGGGGGTCTTCCAGCACTTCACCCTTCCCAACTTCACCGCCCCGGGCGCCTTCGCGCTGCTTGCCACCCGGTACTTCGCCAAGTACGGGATCGACCCGGAAGAAGGAAAGCGGGCCCTCGCGAAGATTTCCAGCAAGAGCCACCGCGCCGGGGCCCTGAACCCCAGGGCGCACCTTCGAAAGCCCGTCACCCCGGAACAGGTGCTCAAGGCTCCCATCATCGCGTGGCCGCTGGGGCTCTTCGACTGCTGCGGGGTGAGCGACGGGGCGGCGGCGGCGATCGTTACGACGCCGGAAATCGCACGCAGCTTGAGGAAGGACCCGGTCTTCGTGAAAGCACTCCAGATCGCCGCCACATCCGGCGAAGAAATGCTCACCACCTCCTGGGACGGCTCTTATTTGAAGACCACCACGGAAGCGGCCGCACGGGCCTATGCGGAAGCCGGCATCAAGAACCCACGGGACGAATTGAGCATCCTTGAAGTCCACGACTGCTTTTCCATCACCGAACTCGTAACCTACGAAGACCTGGGGATTTCGCCGCGAGGCCGGGCCATCCTGGACGTTAATGAGGGTCTCTTCGACCTGGAAGGAAAGATTCCCTGCCAGAGCGACGGCGGACTCAAGTGTTTCGGCCACCCCATCGGGGCTTCCGGCATCCGGATGATCTACGAAGTGGTCAAGCAGCTGCAGCACAAGGCGGGTGAGCGCCAGATCCCCAACCCGACCCTGGGCCTTACCCACAACCTGGGTGGGATCCCTTCCTTCAGCGTGTGCAGTGTCAGCATTTTCGGCCTCTAG
- a CDS encoding OB-fold domain-containing protein, with protein MIGITAYGAHIPRYRLERKRIAQAMSWINLATLGLAAGEKAVANVDEDAVTLAVAAARNALTTAPDLSPTQLFVASTTLPYLERQNSAIAAAALNLAPETETADVTGSFRSGTTALIQALRSLENGGSGGALIAAADARTAKPGSAEEHVAADAGAAVAVGTEDLLAVFRGALSLTADFPDRMRDCSQRFSRTWEERWIRDEGYLKIIPRALAAFFEKQGTDAQAYQKIAYPCPFPREHAAIAKALNIDPQRVVDPLTAAVGDTGSAHPLLLLVHALEQAEPGDNLLVVGFGSGVDVLHFQATDRIRDRRPALPLSRQIERKALLSNYEKALAFRNVLPVETGLRGEFQAESPRSVMWRHRSTIFGLVGSRCRHCGTPQYPPQRVCAVPDCNAVDAMDPYPFASRTGRIVSYTADHLAFSYDPPQIYGIVDFDGGGRMMLDFTDCSLEDLQVGMAVSLAFRRKYLDKERGIHVYFWKAVPTVS; from the coding sequence ATGATCGGCATTACCGCTTACGGCGCCCACATCCCCCGCTATCGCCTGGAACGAAAACGGATCGCCCAGGCCATGAGCTGGATCAACCTGGCGACCCTGGGGCTGGCGGCCGGGGAAAAGGCCGTGGCCAACGTGGACGAGGACGCGGTCACCCTCGCCGTAGCCGCCGCCCGAAACGCCCTCACCACCGCCCCAGACTTGAGCCCCACGCAACTCTTTGTCGCTTCCACCACACTCCCATACCTGGAACGCCAGAACAGCGCCATCGCCGCCGCCGCACTGAACCTGGCACCCGAAACCGAAACCGCCGACGTCACCGGCTCGTTCCGTTCGGGGACCACCGCCTTGATCCAAGCCCTCCGGTCGCTCGAAAACGGCGGTTCCGGCGGCGCTCTCATCGCTGCGGCCGATGCGCGGACCGCTAAGCCTGGGAGCGCCGAAGAACACGTGGCGGCCGATGCGGGCGCCGCCGTGGCGGTGGGAACCGAAGACTTGCTGGCCGTCTTTCGAGGCGCCCTCTCGCTCACGGCTGACTTCCCGGACCGCATGCGGGACTGCTCTCAGCGCTTCAGCCGAACCTGGGAAGAACGCTGGATCCGGGATGAAGGCTACCTCAAGATCATCCCCCGGGCACTTGCCGCCTTCTTCGAAAAGCAGGGCACCGACGCTCAAGCCTATCAAAAGATCGCATACCCGTGCCCCTTTCCGCGCGAACACGCCGCCATCGCCAAAGCGCTGAACATCGATCCGCAAAGAGTGGTAGACCCCCTCACTGCCGCCGTGGGCGATACGGGTTCCGCCCATCCGCTGCTGCTCCTGGTGCACGCTCTGGAACAGGCCGAACCCGGGGACAACCTTTTAGTGGTCGGCTTCGGAAGCGGCGTCGACGTCCTCCATTTCCAGGCGACGGACCGTATCCGCGATCGCCGCCCCGCGCTCCCGCTTTCCCGACAGATCGAACGAAAAGCGCTGCTTTCGAACTATGAAAAGGCGCTCGCCTTCCGCAACGTCCTCCCGGTGGAAACCGGTCTTCGCGGCGAATTTCAGGCGGAATCGCCCCGGTCCGTCATGTGGCGGCACAGGAGCACCATCTTTGGGCTCGTGGGCAGCCGATGTCGCCACTGCGGCACGCCGCAGTATCCGCCTCAGAGGGTCTGCGCCGTTCCCGATTGTAACGCCGTGGATGCTATGGATCCTTACCCGTTCGCTTCTCGAACCGGGCGCATCGTCAGCTACACCGCCGATCACCTGGCCTTTTCCTATGATCCGCCGCAAATCTACGGCATCGTCGACTTCGACGGGGGCGGCCGCATGATGCTCGATTTCACCGACTGCTCCCTGGAAGACCTCCAGGTGGGCATGGCGGTGAGCCTTGCCTTCCGCCGCAAGTACCTAGACAAAGAACGCGGCATACATGTCTATTTCTGGAAAGCCGTTCCCACCGTTTCATGA
- the cbiD gene encoding cobalt-precorrin-5B (C(1))-methyltransferase CbiD codes for MTVPDDDSPRNLRKGFSTGTAMAAAARAALRRALTGEAPAVVAVKLPMGFYLPIPVASSGTHGRRVWASVVKDGGDDPDVTHGAKIVVSVAAGRTAPAACSSSGKPPERAGVLLVAGEGVGKVTKPGLPIPPGEPAVNPVPRRCLVENLVEEWRRWKHLARPIQTAETNGVAEEPPWGAERSVADPKGPRVWLPFPESSGCNRVFLEVIVSVPGGEALARRTLNPRLGILGGISILGTTGIVRPFSHEAYEETIRSALRVARAAGATTVVLTTGGKSEKGVRALRPDLPPEVFVQVADFFAFSVEESRRLGFRAVVHGAFFGKVVKMAQGHRYTHAHRVPLDLKPLARRAAALGHEASLCEALAAANTARHALELLKAAEAHDVIESICRDAVAASRVFSGGRLHTELLLFDYDGRLIARTGDSRIDCREDSAGALGKGAAG; via the coding sequence GTGACGGTGCCGGACGACGACAGCCCTCGAAACCTCAGGAAAGGATTCAGCACCGGCACCGCCATGGCCGCGGCCGCCCGCGCGGCGCTCCGGCGGGCGCTCACCGGGGAAGCTCCCGCGGTCGTCGCCGTAAAGCTGCCCATGGGCTTCTACCTTCCGATTCCCGTCGCCTCTTCCGGGACGCATGGCCGTCGCGTCTGGGCGTCGGTGGTAAAAGACGGCGGGGACGATCCTGACGTGACCCACGGTGCGAAAATCGTCGTGAGCGTAGCGGCGGGGCGGACGGCGCCGGCGGCATGTTCTTCTTCCGGAAAGCCGCCGGAACGCGCCGGGGTGCTCCTGGTGGCTGGAGAAGGGGTGGGAAAAGTCACCAAGCCGGGGCTCCCGATTCCGCCAGGCGAACCCGCCGTGAACCCGGTGCCGCGCCGATGTCTCGTGGAAAACCTGGTGGAAGAATGGAGGCGCTGGAAGCACCTTGCGCGGCCGATACAAACCGCGGAAACGAACGGCGTCGCCGAAGAACCGCCGTGGGGCGCTGAGCGAAGCGTCGCCGACCCGAAGGGTCCCCGCGTTTGGCTCCCTTTTCCGGAAAGTTCCGGCTGCAACAGGGTGTTTCTCGAAGTGATCGTGTCGGTTCCCGGCGGTGAGGCGTTGGCGCGGCGCACCTTGAACCCGCGCCTGGGGATCCTCGGCGGCATTTCCATCCTGGGAACCACCGGCATCGTCCGGCCCTTTTCCCACGAGGCCTACGAAGAAACGATCCGATCGGCGCTGCGGGTCGCCAGGGCCGCCGGCGCCACCACGGTGGTTTTGACGACGGGCGGAAAGAGTGAGAAAGGGGTGCGGGCGCTTCGACCCGACCTGCCGCCCGAGGTCTTCGTCCAGGTGGCGGATTTTTTCGCTTTTTCGGTGGAAGAATCCCGGCGGCTCGGTTTCCGAGCCGTGGTCCACGGCGCCTTTTTCGGAAAGGTGGTCAAGATGGCTCAAGGGCATCGATACACCCACGCGCACCGGGTGCCGCTGGACCTCAAGCCTCTGGCCCGGCGGGCGGCGGCGCTGGGCCACGAAGCGTCTTTATGCGAAGCCTTGGCTGCGGCCAATACCGCTCGGCATGCTTTGGAACTCTTGAAGGCAGCGGAAGCCCACGATGTGATCGAATCCATCTGCCGGGATGCGGTGGCCGCTTCCCGGGTCTTTTCCGGCGGTCGGCTCCACACCGAACTCCTCCTTTTCGACTACGACGGGAGGCTGATCGCCCGCACGGGCGATTCCCGTATCGATTGTCGTGAAGACTCCGCCGGCGCGCTGGGGAAAGGGGCTGCCGGATGA
- the cbiE gene encoding precorrin-6y C5,15-methyltransferase (decarboxylating) subunit CbiE gives MRDVPSASGPKAWSPPRVVLAGVGMAPADVTARVREWLERAEVLAGGKRHLEWFADLPAEKIPLISPMDESLRRIVAVSSQRKTAVLASGDPLFFGIGRRLVERLGPERLITFPNVTAVQALFSRLGLPWDGVAVRSLHGRDDRSWLRVLRDTGKLALYTDAVRSPAAVARELLEAGMTDCDLAVGEDLGLPAERVRWMSAREASESDFSPLNVMAIIRRPEAAVRGEGALEALEPVFGLPDEAFHHRYGLITKMEIRSVVLAKLGLIPGLVLWDLGAGSGSVAVEAARTVRLAGVFAVEKRTERVEDIRANVRRLALGDVTVICGDAVEAVAELPDPDRVFIGGSGGRLEALLAAAASRLRVGGRMVVTAATLETVETARSFFARRGFACDITQIQVNRSSPIGSATRFEPLNPVFIVTAASAASG, from the coding sequence ATGAGGGACGTCCCCTCGGCCTCGGGCCCGAAAGCGTGGTCGCCGCCCCGGGTGGTGCTCGCCGGCGTCGGCATGGCGCCGGCCGATGTGACGGCGAGGGTCCGCGAATGGTTGGAACGGGCCGAAGTGTTGGCTGGCGGCAAACGGCACCTGGAATGGTTCGCGGATCTTCCGGCGGAAAAAATCCCGCTGATTTCGCCCATGGACGAAAGCCTCCGCCGGATCGTCGCGGTGTCTTCGCAGCGGAAGACCGCGGTTCTGGCTTCGGGGGATCCGCTCTTTTTCGGCATCGGGAGGCGGCTTGTGGAACGCCTCGGTCCGGAGCGGCTCATCACGTTTCCCAACGTCACGGCGGTGCAGGCGCTCTTTTCCCGCCTGGGCCTTCCCTGGGACGGTGTGGCGGTACGGAGCCTCCACGGAAGAGACGACCGATCCTGGCTGAGGGTGCTCCGCGATACCGGAAAGCTGGCGCTCTACACGGACGCGGTCCGGTCGCCGGCCGCCGTCGCTCGGGAACTCCTGGAGGCGGGGATGACGGACTGCGACCTGGCGGTGGGGGAAGACCTGGGACTTCCGGCGGAGCGGGTCCGCTGGATGTCGGCCCGGGAAGCGTCCGAATCCGACTTTTCGCCGCTCAACGTGATGGCGATCATCCGGCGCCCGGAAGCGGCGGTTCGCGGTGAGGGAGCCCTCGAAGCCCTTGAACCGGTCTTCGGCCTTCCCGACGAAGCGTTCCACCACCGGTACGGGCTCATCACCAAAATGGAAATCCGGAGCGTGGTGCTGGCGAAGCTCGGCCTGATTCCGGGTCTGGTGCTGTGGGATCTTGGAGCGGGAAGCGGTTCGGTCGCCGTCGAAGCCGCACGGACGGTGCGTCTTGCCGGGGTCTTCGCTGTGGAAAAACGTACGGAACGGGTCGAAGATATCCGAGCCAACGTGCGGCGCCTGGCCTTGGGCGACGTCACGGTGATTTGCGGCGATGCGGTGGAAGCGGTCGCGGAACTACCGGATCCGGACCGCGTCTTCATCGGCGGAAGCGGCGGCCGCTTGGAAGCGCTCCTTGCGGCGGCGGCGTCGCGGTTGAGGGTCGGCGGGAGGATGGTCGTTACGGCTGCGACCCTGGAAACGGTGGAAACCGCTCGGTCCTTTTTCGCACGCCGCGGCTTCGCATGCGATATTACGCAGATCCAGGTGAACCGGTCGTCCCCGATCGGTTCCGCCACGCGTTTTGAGCCGCTCAACCCGGTGTTCATCGTCACGGCGGCATCGGCCGCTTCGGGTTGA
- the cobM gene encoding precorrin-4 C(11)-methyltransferase, producing the protein MRHAIVFVGAGPGDPELITVKGRRLIEEADRIVYAGSLVPERLLAARKPGAEIFDSAPLTLTETHAFLLEGYRAGLRVVRLHTGDPGLYGAVREQMDLLDRDGVPYEVVPGVTAAFAAAAALKRQLTLPEVSQTVIFTRCSGRTPVPERESLQSLAAHRSTLAIYLSVHHLDRVVEDLLVHYPRETPVVVAYRVGWPDERLVQGTLETIVDRVRSEGIARQALILVGEVLEIGRQAPRSKLYDAGFEHGFRPGRTRGD; encoded by the coding sequence ATGCGTCATGCCATCGTTTTTGTCGGGGCCGGCCCGGGCGATCCGGAGCTCATCACGGTCAAGGGGCGGCGGCTCATCGAAGAAGCCGACCGGATCGTCTACGCGGGCTCCCTGGTTCCGGAAAGGCTTCTTGCGGCGCGAAAGCCCGGCGCCGAAATCTTCGACAGTGCGCCGCTCACCCTGACCGAAACGCATGCGTTCCTCTTGGAAGGTTACCGGGCGGGCCTGCGGGTGGTGAGGCTCCACACCGGCGACCCCGGACTTTACGGCGCCGTCCGGGAACAGATGGATCTTCTGGATCGCGACGGCGTCCCCTACGAGGTGGTGCCGGGAGTGACGGCGGCCTTCGCCGCCGCGGCCGCCCTTAAGCGGCAGCTCACGCTGCCCGAAGTGTCCCAGACCGTCATTTTCACCCGCTGTTCCGGACGGACGCCGGTCCCGGAGCGGGAATCGCTCCAGAGCCTGGCGGCTCACCGAAGCACTTTGGCCATTTACCTCAGCGTGCACCACCTGGACCGGGTGGTGGAAGACCTTTTGGTGCATTACCCGCGGGAAACGCCCGTGGTGGTGGCCTACCGGGTGGGCTGGCCGGACGAACGCCTCGTGCAGGGGACCTTGGAAACCATCGTGGACCGGGTGCGGAGCGAAGGCATCGCCCGTCAGGCTTTGATCCTCGTGGGCGAGGTGTTGGAGATCGGCCGGCAAGCCCCCCGATCGAAGCTCTACGACGCAGGTTTCGAGCACGGGTTTCGCCCCGGCCGAACCCGGGGGGATTGA
- a CDS encoding cobalt-precorrin 5A hydrolase: MAWEGDRRDESSRPGSIAVAAITAGGVRLALQIQAQLPGSICYVPRRHAFALVMGARPFDRLKDLVPEIWTRHRAMVFVMATGIVVRLIAPLVHQKMRDPAVVVVDEKGRFVISLLSGHWGGANALAESVARITGGLPVVTTASDVCRRPAIDLLARKAGLVIENPEALPRIARAVLEDEPLWLFDPARRLGLSQADLPQVRFWDESHPAWEPRRTSATAEAGDAAGEEPSGSAELIGVWVSEKASNPEGLWLRLRPRSLVVGVGCNRGTSAEEILEVVRRVLDDAGLAPPSIRNFASVDLKADEAGLLEAARRLDRPLEFFSRKDLRDVAVPRPSRRVAEHIGVPSVCEAAAILSAGSRKLLISKQKAGNVTVAVAGVD; the protein is encoded by the coding sequence ATGGCATGGGAGGGCGACCGCCGGGACGAAAGCTCCCGTCCGGGGAGTATCGCTGTGGCGGCCATAACCGCCGGCGGCGTCCGGCTGGCGCTCCAAATCCAGGCGCAACTTCCTGGAAGCATCTGCTATGTGCCTCGACGCCATGCGTTCGCGCTCGTCATGGGCGCCCGGCCTTTCGACCGGCTGAAAGACCTGGTGCCCGAAATCTGGACGCGCCACCGGGCTATGGTGTTCGTCATGGCGACCGGCATCGTGGTGCGGCTCATCGCGCCGCTTGTCCATCAGAAGATGCGGGACCCCGCCGTGGTGGTGGTCGACGAGAAGGGGCGCTTCGTCATCAGCCTGCTTTCCGGCCATTGGGGCGGCGCCAACGCCTTGGCCGAATCGGTCGCTCGGATCACCGGCGGCCTGCCGGTGGTCACCACGGCAAGCGACGTGTGCCGGCGGCCGGCCATCGATCTTCTCGCCCGCAAGGCGGGACTCGTCATCGAAAACCCCGAAGCACTTCCGCGCATCGCCCGGGCCGTTCTGGAAGATGAACCGCTTTGGCTTTTCGACCCGGCGCGGCGCCTGGGACTTTCGCAGGCCGACCTGCCTCAGGTCCGGTTCTGGGACGAAAGCCATCCGGCTTGGGAGCCTCGGCGGACGTCGGCCACGGCGGAAGCCGGCGACGCGGCAGGGGAGGAGCCGAGCGGCTCGGCCGAACTCATCGGCGTTTGGGTGTCCGAAAAGGCTTCCAACCCCGAAGGCCTTTGGCTGCGCCTTCGCCCGCGAAGCCTGGTAGTGGGCGTCGGGTGCAACCGGGGGACCTCTGCGGAAGAGATCCTCGAAGTGGTCCGGCGGGTTCTGGACGATGCGGGGCTCGCGCCGCCGTCGATCCGAAATTTCGCCAGCGTGGACCTCAAAGCGGACGAGGCTGGGCTACTGGAAGCGGCCCGCCGGCTGGATCGGCCGCTGGAATTCTTTTCACGCAAAGACTTGAGGGACGTGGCGGTTCCGCGCCCGTCCCGTCGAGTCGCCGAACACATCGGAGTACCCAGCGTATGCGAAGCAGCAGCAATCCTGAGCGCCGGAAGCCGGAAGCTTCTCATTTCGAAGCAGAAAGCGGGCAACGTGACGGTGGCCGTGGCCGGGGTGGACTGA
- a CDS encoding precorrin-3B C(17)-methyltransferase, whose product MSLGPGFVEHMTPRALAALADAEVVVGYRTYLDLVSELIQGKRTVASGMRKEVARCRAAIDEALSGSRVALISSGDAGIYGMAGLVFDICRERGVAVIPASADNDREPEDRSSGPAESDGVPLRVEVIPGVAAFNAAAARLGAPLMHDFAAVSLSDHLTPWPVIAGRLEAAAQADFVLAIYNPRSGSRPHRLSEARDILLRHRPAETPVGLVQRAMRDGEARRLATLGTLPVEWVDMQTVVLVGNSRTYVWNDWMVTPRGYLDKYDVE is encoded by the coding sequence GTGAGCCTGGGCCCGGGATTCGTGGAACACATGACACCCCGGGCCTTGGCCGCGCTCGCCGACGCCGAGGTGGTTGTCGGCTACAGGACCTACCTGGATCTGGTTTCTGAGCTGATCCAAGGCAAAAGGACCGTCGCGAGCGGTATGCGAAAGGAAGTGGCGCGCTGCCGGGCCGCCATCGACGAGGCGCTTTCGGGAAGCCGCGTGGCTCTCATTTCCAGCGGCGATGCGGGGATCTATGGGATGGCTGGCCTGGTGTTCGACATCTGCAGGGAACGCGGTGTGGCCGTGATCCCCGCAAGCGCGGACAACGACCGGGAGCCGGAGGACCGAAGTTCGGGACCGGCGGAAAGCGACGGGGTCCCGCTGAGGGTGGAAGTCATCCCGGGTGTCGCGGCCTTCAACGCGGCGGCCGCACGCCTCGGCGCGCCGCTCATGCACGATTTCGCCGCGGTGAGCTTGAGCGACCACCTGACGCCCTGGCCCGTGATCGCGGGGCGCCTGGAAGCCGCCGCCCAGGCCGATTTCGTTCTGGCCATCTACAACCCGCGAAGCGGCTCCCGGCCGCACCGGCTTTCGGAAGCCCGCGATATCCTGCTTCGCCACCGGCCGGCGGAAACTCCGGTGGGCCTTGTGCAACGCGCCATGCGAGACGGCGAAGCGCGGCGGCTGGCGACCCTTGGAACCCTGCCGGTGGAATGGGTGGACATGCAGACGGTGGTCCTGGTGGGAAACAGCCGCACCTATGTCTGGAACGACTGGATGGTGACGCCGAGAGGCTACCTGGACAAGTACGACGTGGAGTGA